Proteins encoded together in one Massilia forsythiae window:
- a CDS encoding anti-sigma factor family protein has translation MYHDGAGQRLTLYVSTEQAQNKDTGFRFAKEGPVNVFYWIDGKFGYALSAGIDKGELARVATAVYEQLEGPV, from the coding sequence ATGTACCACGACGGCGCCGGCCAGCGCCTGACGTTGTACGTCTCGACCGAGCAGGCGCAGAACAAGGACACGGGCTTCCGGTTCGCCAAGGAAGGCCCGGTCAACGTGTTTTACTGGATCGACGGCAAATTCGGCTATGCGCTGTCGGCCGGCATCGACAAGGGCGAACTCGCGCGCGTCGCGACCGCCGTCTACGAACAACTGGAGGGACCCGTTTGA